GTTGCCGGCGTACGCCTCGGCCATTCCCAGCTCCTTGCCCTCTGCAGAGTTATCCGGTGCGATCCGCACCGCGTAACAAGATAAGCGCTACAGGGCGACGCGGATACCCACGCGGAACGCGGCGCTCATCACACCCGACGGGAACGACGACGGCCCGGATCCCCTTGCTGCCAAGGAGATCCGGGCCGTGGGCCGCGCGGGGTCAGGTCAGAACTTCTCGCCCGTCAGCAGCTCGTACGCCTCGACGTACTTGGCGCGGGTGAGGTCGATGACCTCCTGCGGGAGAGCCGGGGGCTGCTCACCGGACGACTTGTCCCAGCCCGAGTCGGGCGAAGTGAGCCAGTTGCGGACGATCTGCTTGTCGAAGCTCGGCTGGGTCTGGCCCGGCTTCCACTCCGCGGCCGGCCAGAAGCGGCTGGAGTCGGGCGTCAGCACCTCGTCGGCCAGCACGAGCGTGCCGTCCTTGAGCGTGCCGAACTCGAACTTCGTGTCGGCCAGGATGATGCCGCGCTCGCGGGCCATCGCCTCGGCGCGCTTGTAGACGAGCAGCGTCTGGTGCTTGAGCGCGGCCGCCGCCTTCTCGCCCACCGTCGCGGCGACGGCCTCATAGGAGACGTTCTCGTCATGGTCGCCGACCTCGGCCTTGGTGGCGGGCGTGAAGAGCGGCTCGTCGAGCCGGCTGCCGTCGACCAGGCCTGCGGGGAGCTTGATGCCGCAGACCTCGCCGGTCGCGTTGTAGTCACCGAGGCCGGAGCCGGTCAGGTAGCCACGGGCGACGCACTCGACCGGGAACATCTCGAGGTTCTGCACGATGACCGCGCGCCCCTTCACGACATCCGGGACGTCGGTCGAGACCAGGTGGTTGGGCGCGATCTCCTGCAGCTGGTCGAACCACCACAGCGACATGCGCGTGAGGATCTCGCCCTTGTCGGGGATCGTCGACGACAGCACGAAGTCGTACGCCGAGATGCGGTCGCTGGCCACCATCAGCAGGTTGCCGGCGTACGCGCCCTCGTCGATCCGGTAGAGGTCGCGGACCTTCCCGGAGTGGAGGTGCGTGGTGCCCTCGATCGCCGGGGCCTCGGGGATGTTCAGCATGCGCGCAGCCTATCTGCGCGCGGGCGACGAGGCTCAGGCAGGGAAGTAGGCGCGGGTGTCCTTCTCGAGCCGGGCCAGGTCCAGGCGCCTGACCAGGCCGAGGACCAGGCCCTGCAGCGGGCCCGGCACCTTCGGCTCGACGACGAACTCCCAGAGGAACTCGCACCCGCCGTCGGACAGGGGTGTGACCGTGTAGCGCTCGCCGAAGCGGCGCAGCAGCGGGATGTTGGCCGACTCGACGGTGAACGCCGTCACCCGGGTCGCCTCGTCCCAGAGGAAGTAGCGCTCCTGCCCCAGCAGGCCGTTGGCAGCACGCACCTCGCGCTCGGTGCCGACGCCGAAGGGCTTGCCTGTCTTCCACGTGACCCGCTTCAGGCCCGTGCACCAGTGCAGCGGGCGGCTGCCGTGGAGCTCGCGGAAGACCTCGTCGGCGGAGCGGCTGGTGCGGACCGTGAAGCGATGGGTGAACGGGCGGCCGACCTCGAAGTCGGCGTCGGTCACGGGCTGCAGCGAGAACGACGGCATGGACGCATCGTGGCACGGAAGTCAGGCGGTGAACGGGATCGACCGCGCAGCCGCCTCCGCGTCGTCGCCCAGGCCGACGGCGAGCGCCCGCATCCACGAGGCGACGAGCGGCTCGGGAGGCGCCGGCATCGCGTCGACGTAGCCGGCGAGCTCCGCCACGACCAGCCCGTGCCAGGAGATCCACAGCTGCAGCGCAGCGGCGTACGGCGTACCCACGGAGAGGCGTCCGTCGCGGTAGGCCCGGCGAACGACGGCGTGCATGACCTCGAAGGCCTCGGCGCCCTGCATCAGCTCCGCGCCGTCGCGACGGTGGCCCGCCAGCGGCGAGACCGCGTAGATGACGCGGTAGAGGTGGGGGTGCTCGTGGGCGAAGGAGCGGTAGCGCTCCCCCAGCTGCACCAGGTCGGCGACGGGATCCCCGGTCGACGGCACGGTGGCCATCTCCGCAGCCAGGAGCCCGAAGCCGGCGTCGACCACGCTCGCCACCAACCCGCCGAGCGACCCGAACTCCGAGTACACCGCCATCGTCGAGGCACCGTAGGCCGCGGCCACCCTGCGGGTGGAGACAGCCTCGGGCCCCTCCGCCTCGAGGAGCTCGAGCGCGATGCGCGTCAGCTCGTCGCGGCGGGTGCGGAGAGGAGCGGTCACGCGCCGACCCTAGTCCGCGGCGGCCGCACTGTGTCCGGGAACACCCAGCAGCCGGGTGTCCGCGACGCGGTGATCCACCTACGCTCATCAGGTCGATATTTCACTGTTATGACGGAGGCGGCATGGCCACCCTCGCTACACGCACAAGGACCACGGCAGGCGTCGTGCTCGCCGTCCTGGTCGCGTTCTACGCGCCGATGACCCTGACCTACTTCTGGAACGGCCCGTCCGGACCCAACCTCCAGGACCACGTCTTCGAGTTCCTCGTCTCGCCTCGCTTCGCGTTCGGCCTGGGCTCCGGCCACGACGTCCGTGCCGACGGTTCGGCGCCGCACTTCGCGACGTTCGCGACCACCTACACGACGATGTGGCTGCACTCGACGATCGGGACGCTCACGCTGGTCACCGGCCTCTCGCAGTTCTCCGAGCGGCTGCGCCGTCGCAACATGGCCCTGCACCGCACCCTCGGCAAGGTCTTCATCCTCGGCTGCCTCGGCGTCTTCGCCACGGCCTCGTCGTACCTGCTGCAGACGGACTCGCGCCTGGTCTTCTCCGGCCCCGCGTTCGAGGAGGTGCTGTGGCTCCTCGCCGCCGGCACCGCGGGCCTGGCGATCCTCGCGTTCGTCTCGATCCGTCGCCGCGACCTCGTGGCGCACCGCGAGCTCGCGACCGCGGCCTTCGCCCTGATCTGCTCCGCCGGCTGGCTGCGCGCCATGTGGCTCTCCGTCGAGCCGGTCGCCCACATGGGCAAGGAGATGGACAACCTCTTCGGCATCCAGTTCGCCGCGGCGTTCCTGATCACCTGCGCGATGGTCTACGTCCGCCGCTTCTGGCGCGGACAGCGCGGCGCGGACAGCCCGCTCGCCACGGGCCGCGCGGTCCGGGTCGCCGCCGCGACCGGCGCCCTCGGTGTCCTCGTCCTGGCGGTCGTCGCCGCCCGGACCGACTGGTACGCCGCCCACCCGAGCTGGTTCGTCGCCGGCCCCTGGCCGGTCATCCTCGGCGCCGCACTCCCGTGGGCCCTGCACACCTCGTGGCTGGGCTGGATGGCGGCGCGCGCCGGCCGCCGCGGTGACGTGGCGGCCCACGCGGCATGGCGGACCTACCTCGTCGGTGGCCTGGCCGGCCCGGCGGTCGGCGCCCTCGGCCTCGGCTTCGCGCGGGTCGTGCACGGCATGCCGCTGCAGCAGGCCTGGTTCATGGTCGGCTACCTGTGGGGCGTCGGCCTGGTGCTGGCGTACGCCGCCCACGCGACGCTCACCACGCGGTGGGCGAAGCGCCGCCCGGTGGCCGCGCCGGTTTCCGCCGAGCCGGTCGCGGCCTGACGTGGAGCGCCGGGTCCACCTTGCGATCGCCATCGTCGCGCTGGTGGCGACGCAGGCGGCGCTGGTGTGGCACGTGGCGAGTGGCCGGGGCGCAGCCGACTTCCTGACCGACGCGGTGGCGACGCCGGCGGGCGTCTTCGTGGTCGTCGACCTCGTGGCGGTCGCCTGCGCCGCGCTGGTCTTCATGGTGACGGAGGGGCGCCGGCTCGGCATCCGGCACCTCTGGATCTACGTGGTGCTCACCTTCACGGTGGCCATCAGCGTCGCGTTCCCGGCGTTCCTCATGGTGCGCGAGCGGCAGCTGCGCTGGCAGGACGGGCGCGGCCGTCCCACTGCTGCCTAGGCTGGCGCCATGCCCGTCGTGAAGATCAACGCCATCCACGTCCCCGCCGAGGCCGGCGCCGAGCTCGAGAAGCGCTTCGCCGCCCGGGCCGGCGCGGTCGAGAAGTCGCCCGGCTTCCTCGGCTTCCAGCTCCTGCGCCCGACCGCAGGCGACGACCGCTACTTCGTCGTCACCCAGTGGGAGTCGGAGGAGGCCTTCGCCGCCTGGCGCGACGGCGACGCGCGCACTGCGCACGCCTCCGCCCCCGGTGAGGCGCCGAAGCGTCCGGTCGCCACCGGTGCGGACCTGCTCGAGTTCGAGGTCGTCCTGGACGTGAAGCCCGCCTGAGACAGCAAGAGCCCCCGACATGCCGCGCGTACGGCGTGTCGGGGGCTCTTCGCGTGTCAGCGGCCCGGAGGCTGCGTCAGAGGATCGCGCCGGGGTCGTACCTCGCGGCCTCGGGGTGCTGCGCGACGAGCGCCTCGACCTTGGCGACGACGGCCTTGACCTGGTCGACGGCCGCACCGGTGAACTCGATCGGGTTGGCGACCAGCGCGTCGATCTGCTCGCGGGTCAGGCCGAGCTCCTCGGAGGCGGCGAGCTTGGCGAAGACGTCGTTCTCGACCTGGCCCTGGCGCATCGCGAGGGCGGTGCCGACGGCGGCCTCCTTGATGACCTCGTGGGCGGTCTCGCGGCCCACCCCGTTGCGGACCGCGCTCATCAGGACCTTGGTGGTCGTGAGGAACGGCAGGTAGCGGTCCAGCTCGCGCTGGATGACCGCCGGGAACGCGCCGAACTCGTCGAGGACGGTGAGGAAGGTCTGGAAGAGGCCGTCGACGGCGAAGAACGCGTCGGGCAGCGCCACGCGGCGTACGACGGAGCAGGAGACGTCGCCCTCGTTCCACTGGTCACCGGCGAGCTCGCCGACCATGGAGAGGTAGCCGCGGGTGATGACGGCGAGGCCGTTGACGCGCTCGCACGAGCGGGTGTTCATCTTGTGCGGCATGGCCGAGGAGCCGACCTGGCCCTCCTTGAAGCCCTCGGTCACGAGCTCGATGCCGGCCATCAGGCGGATCGTGGTGGCGAGGTTGGACGGGCCCGCGGTGATCTGGACGAGCGCGGAGAGCGTGTCGAAGTCGACCGAGCGGGGGTAGACCTGGCCGACGCTGGTGAAGACGTTGCTGAAGCCGAGGTGCGCGGCGACCCGGCCCTCGAGGTCGGCGAGCTTGGAGGCGTCGCCGTCGAGCAGGTCGAGCATGTCCTGCGCCGTGCCGACCGGGCCCTTGATGCCGCGGAGCGGGTAGCGCGCGATGAGCTCCTCGAGGCGCTGGACGCCGACCAGCATCTCGTCGGCGATGGTCGCGAAGCGCTTGCCGAGGGTGGTGGCCTGGGCAGCCACGTTGTGCGAGCGACCGGCCATGACCGTGGTCTCGTGCTCCGCGGCCAGGCGCGCGAGGCGGGCCAGCGTGGCGACGGCGCGGTCACGGATGATCGCGAGGGAGGAGATGACCTGGAGCTGCTCGACGTTCTCGGTGAGGTCGCGCGAGGTCATGCCCTTGTGGATGTGCTCGTGACCGGCCAGCGCGCAGAACTCCTCGATGCGCGCCTTCACGTCGTGGCGGGTGACCCGCTCACGCGCGGCGATGGAGTCGAGGTCGACCTTGTCGACGACGGCCTCGTAGGCCTCGATGACGCCGTCGGGGATCGCGATGCCGAGGTCCTTCTGGGCCTTCATGACCGCGATCCAGAGCTGGCGCTCGAGGACGATCTTGTGCTCGGGGCTCCAGATCGAGGCCAGGTCGGCGGCGGCGTAGCGGGTCGCGAGAACGTTAGGCACAGTCACGGTGGAAGATTCTCCCACGCGTCAGCGCCACGTCCGAACCGAGTCGAGCGCGCTGGCCTCCGCACCCAGCATCAACGGGCGCACCCGACTCGCGGCCGCGCTCCTCAGCCCTCGAGGACGGCGGCGCCCTCGATGACGCCGAGCGGCTCGGCGGCGATG
The sequence above is a segment of the Nocardioides jiangxiensis genome. Coding sequences within it:
- a CDS encoding SRPBCC family protein, whose product is MPSFSLQPVTDADFEVGRPFTHRFTVRTSRSADEVFRELHGSRPLHWCTGLKRVTWKTGKPFGVGTEREVRAANGLLGQERYFLWDEATRVTAFTVESANIPLLRRFGERYTVTPLSDGGCEFLWEFVVEPKVPGPLQGLVLGLVRRLDLARLEKDTRAYFPA
- a CDS encoding DUF2306 domain-containing protein, with the translated sequence MATLATRTRTTAGVVLAVLVAFYAPMTLTYFWNGPSGPNLQDHVFEFLVSPRFAFGLGSGHDVRADGSAPHFATFATTYTTMWLHSTIGTLTLVTGLSQFSERLRRRNMALHRTLGKVFILGCLGVFATASSYLLQTDSRLVFSGPAFEEVLWLLAAGTAGLAILAFVSIRRRDLVAHRELATAAFALICSAGWLRAMWLSVEPVAHMGKEMDNLFGIQFAAAFLITCAMVYVRRFWRGQRGADSPLATGRAVRVAAATGALGVLVLAVVAARTDWYAAHPSWFVAGPWPVILGAALPWALHTSWLGWMAARAGRRGDVAAHAAWRTYLVGGLAGPAVGALGLGFARVVHGMPLQQAWFMVGYLWGVGLVLAYAAHATLTTRWAKRRPVAAPVSAEPVAA
- a CDS encoding DUF2834 domain-containing protein, which codes for MERRVHLAIAIVALVATQAALVWHVASGRGAADFLTDAVATPAGVFVVVDLVAVACAALVFMVTEGRRLGIRHLWIYVVLTFTVAISVAFPAFLMVRERQLRWQDGRGRPTAA
- the purB gene encoding adenylosuccinate lyase, with translation MTVPNVLATRYAAADLASIWSPEHKIVLERQLWIAVMKAQKDLGIAIPDGVIEAYEAVVDKVDLDSIAARERVTRHDVKARIEEFCALAGHEHIHKGMTSRDLTENVEQLQVISSLAIIRDRAVATLARLARLAAEHETTVMAGRSHNVAAQATTLGKRFATIADEMLVGVQRLEELIARYPLRGIKGPVGTAQDMLDLLDGDASKLADLEGRVAAHLGFSNVFTSVGQVYPRSVDFDTLSALVQITAGPSNLATTIRLMAGIELVTEGFKEGQVGSSAMPHKMNTRSCERVNGLAVITRGYLSMVGELAGDQWNEGDVSCSVVRRVALPDAFFAVDGLFQTFLTVLDEFGAFPAVIQRELDRYLPFLTTTKVLMSAVRNGVGRETAHEVIKEAAVGTALAMRQGQVENDVFAKLAASEELGLTREQIDALVANPIEFTGAAVDQVKAVVAKVEALVAQHPEAARYDPGAIL
- a CDS encoding antibiotic biosynthesis monooxygenase family protein: MPVVKINAIHVPAEAGAELEKRFAARAGAVEKSPGFLGFQLLRPTAGDDRYFVVTQWESEEAFAAWRDGDARTAHASAPGEAPKRPVATGADLLEFEVVLDVKPA
- a CDS encoding phosphoribosylaminoimidazolesuccinocarboxamide synthase; the protein is MLNIPEAPAIEGTTHLHSGKVRDLYRIDEGAYAGNLLMVASDRISAYDFVLSSTIPDKGEILTRMSLWWFDQLQEIAPNHLVSTDVPDVVKGRAVIVQNLEMFPVECVARGYLTGSGLGDYNATGEVCGIKLPAGLVDGSRLDEPLFTPATKAEVGDHDENVSYEAVAATVGEKAAAALKHQTLLVYKRAEAMARERGIILADTKFEFGTLKDGTLVLADEVLTPDSSRFWPAAEWKPGQTQPSFDKQIVRNWLTSPDSGWDKSSGEQPPALPQEVIDLTRAKYVEAYELLTGEKF
- a CDS encoding TetR/AcrR family transcriptional regulator, coding for MTAPLRTRRDELTRIALELLEAEGPEAVSTRRVAAAYGASTMAVYSEFGSLGGLVASVVDAGFGLLAAEMATVPSTGDPVADLVQLGERYRSFAHEHPHLYRVIYAVSPLAGHRRDGAELMQGAEAFEVMHAVVRRAYRDGRLSVGTPYAAALQLWISWHGLVVAELAGYVDAMPAPPEPLVASWMRALAVGLGDDAEAAARSIPFTA